In Mangifera indica cultivar Alphonso chromosome 1, CATAS_Mindica_2.1, whole genome shotgun sequence, a single genomic region encodes these proteins:
- the LOC123225296 gene encoding uncharacterized protein LOC123225296: MVSTADSAPNWLDRLRSTKGFPTGDNLDLDHFLRNNHDDTPKPNSFESTQADCKQVIENGDEKEEEWLGIMTNVLSDLFNMGEPNPRFKKSCRKQANPKPCLVSTEDQSSGCVRKDEDAPVENETKNIEIEEDGERELVGYSRNEVTVIDTSCAEWKFEKLVYRKRNVWKVREKKGKSRIIGRKKRKANGFDGIVHAKKKLKLSNGAPSKHEENLHDDKGEEVTKEASRSDGLSQVPKDRLQVSRVPKKTKKGGSSDVLIKDMPARSKMGAKSLKSRTPDIGVEKHQSVYNKSLSTGFRDSD; this comes from the exons ATGGTCTCCACCGCTGACTCAGCTCCCAACTGGCTCGACCGCTTACGTTCGACTAAGGGTTTTCCCACCGGCGACAATCTCGACCTCGACCATTTTCTTAGAAACAACCATGACGACACCCCAAAACCTAACTCCTTTGAGTCGACTCAGGCAGATTGTAAACAAGTCATTGAAAATGGagatgaaaaggaagaagaatgGTTAGGTATAATGACTAATGTCCTTTCGGACCTCTTCAACATGGGCGAGCCCAATCCGAGATTTAAAAAGAGTTGCAGGAAACAAGCAAACCCAAAGCCGTGTTTGGTTTCGACGGAGGACCAAAGTTCGGGGTGTGTGCGCAAAGACGAAGATGCCCCTGTGGAGAATGAGACGAAGAATATTGAGATTGAAGAGGATGGTGAGAGAGAGCTTGTGGGGTACTCCAGAAACGAAGTGACGGTTATTGATACGAGCTGCGCGGaatggaaatttgaaaaattggtttATAGGAAGAGGAATGTTTGGAAAGtaagggaaaagaaaggaaagtcACGTATTATTGGGAGGAAGAAGAGGAAAGCCAATGGGTTTGATGGGATTGTTCATGCCAAGAAGAAGCTTAAGCTTTCCAATGGAGCTCCATCAAAACAT GAAGAGAATCTTCATGATGACAAAGGGGAAGAAGTTACCAAAGAAGCATCAAGATCGGATGGCCTTAGCCAAGTTCCTAAAGATAG GTTACAAGTTTCAAGAGTacccaagaaaactaaaaaaggAGGCTCATCTGATGTGCTTATAAAAGACATGCCTGCGAGGAGTAAAATGGGAGCGAAAAGTCTAAAGAGTCGAACTCCTGATATTGGAGTTGAAAAACATCAATCCGTTTACAACAAATCTCTATCTACTGGATTTCGGGACTCAGACTGA
- the LOC123225283 gene encoding transcription termination factor MTERF8, chloroplastic — protein sequence MITSSSSLFFLSQTIIFPTKIYSLNPQKRICLTKTSRIAIEPSLSFRPTILCNCLSSPVNLLSEIETVTFFQELGFSDKDSELLFKQNPTLRLTSFDKIRDRILTLQSVGLKGIALFRVISKSPNVLIAEEIDPLICFLCDDLGGKIEPLQIERLLVGAETRYLVGFDQKVRLLGIPPEKIVHVLNNVNLTKALCLKSFEEIERTIAFLNPFGGTDLIVKRPRLLNYDLDTQLLPRINFINKLSRGDVDATRTVFLKFPLILSYSVKHVEKHVELLRSFGGLNDEEIFKIFLVFPGLISASRERKIHPRMEFLKQCGLNSSDLFKFLKKAPLFLAMSFDKLAQKLVFLVKIGYKYRTKELAAAMGAVTRTGCGNMQKVIGVFLSYGLSFADILAMSKKHPQILQYNHSSLEEKMEYLIGEMDREVGELLAFPAFLGYKLDDRIKHRYEVKRKTLGEGMSINKLLCVSAERFKTNEKKKTSIHI from the exons ATGATtacttcctcttcttctctcttctttctctcccAAACTATTATTTTCCCAACCAAAATTTACTCTCTTAATCCCCAGAAGCGCATCTGTCTCACTAAAACCTCAAGAATTGCTATTGAGCCCTCATTGAGTTTTCGACCTACCATCCTTTGCAACTGCCTCTCTTCGCCCGTTAATCTTCTTTCAGAGATTGAAACAG ttACATTCTTTCAAGAATTAGGATTCAGTGATAAAGATTCTGAATTACTTTTTAAGCAGAATCCCACTCTGAGATTAACATCTTTTGATAAAATACGTGACCGCATTCTTACTTTGCAGTCTGTTGGACTCAAAGGAATTGCACTTTTTCGAGTGATTAGTAAATCCCCAAATGTATTAATAGCAGAGGAAATTGATCCattgatttgttttctttgtgacGATTTGGGAGGAAAGATTGAGCCACTGCAGATTGAACGCCTTCTTGTTGGAGCAGAAACAAGATATTTGGTGGGGTTTGATCAAAAGGTTCGGCTGCTTGGGATTCCTCCAGAAAAGATTGTTCATGTTCTCAACAATGTTAATTTAACTAAGGCCTTATGCCTCAAGTcatttgaagaaattgaaagaacTATTGCTTTCTTGAACCCCTTTGGTGGTACTGATTTAATTGTGAAGCGTCCAAGACTTCTCAATTATGATTTGGATACTCAGCTGCTTCCAAGaattaatttcatcaataagCTTAGTCGCGGGGATGTGGATGCCACACGAACTGTTTTCCTGAAATTCCCTTTAATCTTGAGTTACAGTGTGAAGCATGTAGAAAAACATGTGGAGTTGTTGAGGTCGTTTGGTGGACTAAATGACGAGgaaattttcaagatttttctcGTGTTCCCTGGTTTGATTAGTGCTAGTAGAGAAAGGAAAATACATCCTAGAATGGAGTTTCTTAAGCAATGTGGTTTGAATTCCAGTGACCTTTTCAAGTTCTTGAAAAAGGCCCCATTATTTCTAGCCATGTCCTTCGATAAACTTGCACAGAAGCTTGTGTTTTTGGTGAAGATAGGGTATAAATATAGAACGAAGGAGTTAGCCGCAGCAATGGGAGCTGTGACCAGAACAGGCTGTGGAAACATGCAAAAGGTAATTGGAGTATTCTTGAGTTATGGGCTATCTTTTGCAGACATTCTTGCCATGAGCAAGAAGCACCCTCAGATACTGCAGTACAATCATAGCTCTTTAGAGGAGAAGATGGAGTATTTGATAGGAGAAATGGATCGTGAAGTAGGAGAGCTATTGGCCTTTCCTGCATTTCTTGGTTACAAGCTTGATGACAGGATTAAGCACCGGTATGAAGTAAAGAGGAAGACTTTAGGGGAAGGAATGTCAATCAATAAGCTGTTATGTGTTTCAGCAGAGAGATTCAAGACCAACGAGAAGAAGAAAACTTCGATTCATATTTGA